A stretch of Chitinophaga caeni DNA encodes these proteins:
- a CDS encoding DUF4838 domain-containing protein: MMYGQDITIVSKRLETRIVIPAQADVSTSKAASILQDYIKRATGITLIIDSVKERRRSYFYLELQPGLSGIKGASLQAGGFGLSQQGNDLQFFCGDDTKVMLQAVYYFIDKFIGAKKWDEGSATVPQLKEIRVPKGYNTLQSPSFDYREVYLPAAFDGEYRNWYGLQQFEALWGLWGHSFFKLVPPRQYFESHPEYFALVNGERKATQLCLANPDVLQITLRYLDSAFKENPSAKYWSIAANDGGEFCECDSCSKQNELDGGVQGSLITFVNKVAAHFPAKQFTTLAYLETKHAPLHTKPAPNVHIMLSSIDAYRTFSLEKDPSAAGFRRDLTAWLHLTPHVMVWDYCTQFTNYLTPFLSVKTTAENIAYLKSCGVEGIFEQGSGDTYSDLAALKAYVTANKLWNTDAPTDDLIATFLEHYYGKAASAVSSYLQLLEESVLQTNTRLDIYGNPVNDHDGYLSPFYIDQFSSILDRAEAAVETKPVLLKRVKALRLSQEYVVLQQSKFYHNRDHGIFIKRNNQWEVKPQWPQRLEYFEKVAKATGVSEIAEAGQTLTAYMEEWQSILDAGVRLNKAKGATVQYQFPPDENFPANGYETLVDETPGYADFSYNWQCFYGDPMIVDIDLGKVTAVDTISTRFLQDPRHWIFPPGHVNIFISKDGHNFEKVFGNDLPRVEEEDYKVQFRGLSIPVHLEIKAIRIEAQPIPSLPSWRYKPGRKVMMACDEVWVQ, from the coding sequence ATGATGTATGGACAGGATATTACCATCGTTAGTAAACGCTTGGAAACACGCATCGTAATTCCTGCCCAAGCGGATGTGTCGACTAGTAAAGCTGCCAGTATTTTACAGGATTATATAAAACGTGCTACCGGGATAACTTTAATAATCGATTCGGTAAAGGAAAGGCGTAGAAGTTATTTTTACCTGGAGCTGCAACCGGGGCTAAGCGGTATCAAGGGCGCATCCTTGCAAGCCGGCGGCTTCGGGTTGTCTCAACAAGGCAACGATCTACAGTTTTTTTGTGGGGATGATACGAAGGTTATGCTTCAGGCCGTATATTATTTTATAGATAAATTCATCGGCGCCAAGAAATGGGATGAGGGTTCGGCAACTGTTCCGCAATTAAAGGAAATCAGGGTGCCGAAAGGTTATAATACGCTTCAAAGTCCTTCCTTTGATTACAGGGAAGTTTATTTACCGGCAGCTTTTGACGGGGAATATCGAAATTGGTATGGTTTACAACAATTCGAAGCGCTATGGGGCTTATGGGGGCATTCTTTCTTCAAGTTGGTGCCGCCGCGTCAATACTTTGAATCGCATCCCGAATATTTTGCCTTGGTTAACGGGGAACGGAAAGCAACGCAGCTATGCCTCGCTAACCCGGATGTATTACAAATTACTTTGCGGTATTTAGACAGCGCTTTTAAAGAAAATCCATCAGCGAAATATTGGAGTATTGCCGCTAATGATGGCGGTGAATTTTGTGAATGCGATTCCTGTTCGAAGCAAAATGAGCTCGACGGCGGTGTGCAAGGTAGCTTGATCACCTTCGTCAACAAGGTGGCGGCTCATTTTCCAGCGAAACAATTTACCACGTTGGCTTACCTCGAAACCAAGCATGCGCCACTTCATACCAAGCCGGCGCCGAATGTTCATATCATGTTAAGTTCCATCGATGCGTACAGGACTTTTTCCCTGGAGAAAGATCCGTCGGCCGCAGGTTTTAGGCGTGATTTAACGGCATGGTTGCACTTGACTCCACATGTAATGGTTTGGGATTATTGCACGCAATTTACCAACTACTTGACGCCATTTTTATCGGTTAAAACAACTGCTGAAAATATTGCCTATTTAAAGAGTTGCGGGGTAGAAGGAATCTTTGAGCAGGGAAGCGGTGATACATATTCGGACCTGGCAGCGCTCAAGGCATATGTTACTGCCAATAAATTATGGAATACGGATGCCCCTACAGATGATCTGATCGCGACTTTCCTCGAACATTATTACGGCAAGGCCGCTTCTGCCGTTTCATCATACCTTCAATTGTTGGAAGAGTCCGTTTTACAAACTAATACGCGGCTGGATATTTATGGTAACCCGGTGAACGATCACGACGGTTACCTGTCGCCGTTTTATATCGATCAATTCAGCAGCATATTGGATCGCGCGGAAGCGGCGGTTGAAACAAAACCCGTACTCTTAAAGCGCGTCAAGGCTTTGCGTCTTTCACAGGAATACGTGGTGTTACAACAATCGAAGTTTTATCATAACCGCGATCACGGGATATTTATTAAAAGAAATAACCAGTGGGAAGTTAAGCCCCAATGGCCGCAAAGGCTTGAATATTTTGAAAAGGTAGCGAAGGCTACAGGTGTTAGCGAAATAGCAGAAGCCGGTCAAACGCTGACCGCTTACATGGAAGAGTGGCAAAGTATTCTCGATGCCGGGGTTAGGTTAAACAAGGCAAAAGGTGCAACGGTACAATATCAATTTCCGCCGGATGAAAATTTCCCTGCCAACGGCTATGAAACCTTGGTAGACGAAACACCGGGTTATGCAGATTTTAGCTATAACTGGCAATGTTTTTACGGTGACCCGATGATCGTAGATATTGATTTAGGTAAAGTTACTGCCGTGGATACGATCAGTACCCGTTTTCTTCAAGATCCGCGTCACTGGATTTTTCCCCCTGGACATGTAAATATTTTCATCTCGAAGGATGGCCATAATTTCGAAAAGGTATTCGGTAATGATTTACCCCGAGTAGAAGAAGAGGATTATAAAGTCCAATTCCGCGGTTTGTCCATTCCCGTTCATCTAGAAATAAAAGCCATCCGTATAGAAGCCCAACCTATCCCGTCTTTACCTTCATGGCGCTACAAGCCAGGACGCAAGGTCATGATGGCTTGCGACGAGGTATGGGTGCAATAA
- a CDS encoding YaiO family outer membrane beta-barrel protein, with translation MKLFNCIHIPVLLLLPLGLLAQQKKVDVDYLFNKAIIQTNQYKNYGKALELANEAIEESPQYWDIYALRGRLFLSLADTSKAIQDWRLVLQHQPGNQVVLLYLYNLEMDRANYNNALDYANRALARDPKDKDWLLKKFSVYQKLESRVGMEKTLAQIQSYYRNDATIQQMQADLWMLNGMQQLSMQHWEQAGKSFESVLNVQPGNYLARWRALQVAMAQQKYKLAEEHADKLLASEPGDTMVVFRKAVLACLQGNHAAAADLVMPLMNQFPNIDRYRLFYKDELTSLAIEQQRGEKWDSAATTWSRILSGFPRDTTALEGLTKVYVQRGSDDSVIATCNRGLAISPSNLFFLKNKTVAYEHKGMYKDAAENASRVLEYNPGDKDWKRYTDALKWQSNRNMLSLFHLQTVYEKDRKPASISSIQYLRYFKWGSIAGRFNYGHRFDDGWQAELESYVKHGKQFYSFVNIGYSPDQPVFPTWRAAYSIFGNFNPGWELELGGRYTQIDTVRNFTAVASVAKTWGHYWVNVRGFGTFDAGNMYPAVVATNRYYFDESRSYVTLLGGYGVSPDDRGRNNILYNSLGFSSYNIGAGFQKNIHFNTTLGIIGNYIRQDIPNGYFNQFDIYFSFQQRF, from the coding sequence ATGAAATTATTTAACTGTATCCATATTCCAGTTTTGCTTTTATTGCCGCTAGGTTTGCTAGCGCAACAGAAGAAAGTAGATGTAGATTATTTGTTCAATAAGGCTATCATCCAAACAAATCAATATAAAAACTACGGCAAGGCTTTAGAGCTGGCTAATGAAGCTATCGAAGAAAGCCCGCAGTATTGGGATATATATGCATTGAGAGGTAGGCTGTTTCTCTCCCTGGCTGATACAAGCAAAGCTATTCAAGACTGGCGCTTAGTTTTACAGCACCAACCCGGTAACCAGGTGGTGTTATTATACCTGTACAACCTGGAAATGGATCGTGCCAATTATAATAATGCCCTCGATTATGCGAATAGGGCCTTGGCCAGGGATCCAAAGGACAAAGATTGGTTGCTTAAAAAGTTTAGCGTTTATCAAAAGCTGGAAAGCAGGGTAGGTATGGAAAAAACCTTGGCGCAGATCCAGTCGTACTATCGAAATGACGCCACCATACAACAAATGCAGGCCGATTTATGGATGTTAAACGGGATGCAACAACTCTCGATGCAACATTGGGAACAAGCGGGTAAATCTTTCGAGTCGGTTTTAAATGTGCAACCGGGAAATTACCTGGCACGTTGGAGAGCTTTACAGGTTGCCATGGCACAACAAAAGTATAAATTGGCGGAAGAACATGCTGATAAGCTATTGGCTTCCGAACCCGGCGATACGATGGTCGTATTTCGAAAAGCCGTGTTAGCCTGTTTGCAAGGCAATCATGCCGCGGCTGCCGACCTGGTAATGCCCTTAATGAACCAGTTTCCCAACATAGATCGGTACCGGTTATTTTATAAAGATGAATTAACCAGCTTAGCTATCGAACAGCAGCGGGGCGAGAAATGGGATAGCGCCGCTACGACATGGTCCAGGATCTTATCGGGCTTCCCGCGGGATACAACCGCGTTGGAAGGACTTACAAAGGTGTATGTACAACGCGGAAGTGATGATAGTGTTATTGCGACCTGCAACCGCGGTTTAGCTATTAGTCCGTCGAACTTGTTTTTCCTTAAGAATAAAACCGTTGCTTACGAGCATAAGGGAATGTATAAAGATGCTGCCGAAAATGCATCCAGGGTATTGGAATACAATCCAGGTGATAAGGATTGGAAACGCTATACAGATGCCCTTAAATGGCAATCGAATAGGAATATGTTGAGCCTTTTTCATTTGCAGACAGTATATGAAAAGGATCGGAAACCGGCTAGCATCAGCTCCATACAATATTTGAGGTATTTCAAATGGGGTAGCATCGCGGGGCGCTTCAATTACGGTCACCGTTTTGATGATGGTTGGCAAGCTGAACTGGAGTCGTACGTAAAACACGGCAAGCAATTTTACTCTTTCGTAAATATCGGCTATTCACCAGATCAACCTGTTTTTCCGACCTGGCGCGCGGCTTATTCTATCTTCGGTAATTTCAATCCCGGTTGGGAACTTGAGTTGGGTGGACGCTATACGCAGATCGATACGGTACGAAATTTCACAGCCGTAGCTTCCGTCGCGAAAACATGGGGGCATTATTGGGTGAATGTACGCGGCTTCGGCACTTTTGATGCCGGGAATATGTACCCGGCAGTAGTAGCAACCAACCGTTATTATTTTGATGAAAGCAGGAGTTATGTTACGTTACTTGGTGGTTACGGTGTTTCGCCGGATGACCGCGGGCGTAATAATATCCTGTACAATAGCTTAGGATTTTCATCGTATAATATCGGCGCCGGCTTCCAGAAAAATATTCATTTTAATACAACTTTAGGTATTATCGGGAACTACATCCGGCAAGATATTCCTAATGGATATTTTAACCAGTTCGATATTTATTTTAGTTTCCAACAAAGGTTTTAA